Proteins co-encoded in one Cricetulus griseus strain 17A/GY chromosome 1 unlocalized genomic scaffold, alternate assembly CriGri-PICRH-1.0 chr1_1, whole genome shotgun sequence genomic window:
- the CUNH10orf71 gene encoding cardiac-enriched FHL2-interacting protein produces MQGNKKCTDGFSDTSSIGSVLDDADREVSNLTDRAFRSLCISESFHDSDLTLSPDITTQGFGTFHQGTVSHTNRKSGIWSQLPSQGTEHSGWAATFQQQPKYVQGEEKYPKNSPPTTPAQRRLEVPISGLRSSSKPISKVSSLIRSFDRTENQPCDSRPPPSKPPALKNPSKFAPPPEGGVNFCFDSAFLTVRRVPAEASNTHPSSHQPGRVSGEQESPKNPEVACHSSDSHLQTPDRMVDSFEPRFPSPPLKPAKAEPGRGKELAPRGTFLHSENSAFESWTSHQPKLPERKDIAETIPESKAPKHYEDMPLLKEPHPSESKVFPCQGPANCAQEETRSASGSQSTSGTWGARDPGSQVFPVEGNASQIDPQMKRSQPPWRKPKTGKGGTDGPHDTLEDKKQPNRRGLPLYSKLNPQGQLPENDVLDMPEDSNDHYSPPFNISELLTPIIPTKHVLESSDTQPVEIIPSPPGQLNGYQEKEPSEAQSRDSYKSKAPSLLFNLKDVRKRVKSTYSPLPLLKSFDEKTRGKLDGKQEPVSNGVTLPNGLEENPPTQLLKEMPADAPSILHSSTQKDPAINSSESFADNHLTLGSPSASSKTHFSVNGETTERSRNKKEDANGVSEQGPSESGWHPDAREHLPRKHLSLKLHNRESETGQATEKMKPHQLENGLSRSISQETEPEQEMGLQNLPLNQKFSPGPLSPEEEDVFYSDSQSDFTPCLQTKAKFSTSSSDQSFASFDDQHKMWFTEGPREDRKSRVSAGDDQKDEKETVMEKDEPQQCALSNGRTGVEEHGQEEIQRKAQGWSGGTPGKASVEEVNFRGSWVGVDKDTALPHAKDSAPLPACTNKHRLFPLKDNTLRATPVIKPIILPLLRTVSSEDSLVGGHKENELPRQQWGEDAGGLCASESQKMLTTPLSSNTQQTCVVCEVGEEDPAHTAAQAEISQQARKGSFSFLPLVEEEGKIKPPPDITGEAPARAKSGSVESGNLAAPQHIPTIALPPDDLEDPPHSLPLHTCWEEQGFQGHFLSAPRAGPSGRRLVPSEAATSPNPSSLGESSTCSPVASSVWEEASQAAGEQWLHQEPPGPRPWASPGRARLTRREDMTHGLTWEAEGSDPQLERLANLRTLSPRGTLLADTAEKPEPPALLERAAAGKPPAVPPKTEKALRRAKKLASKRRKSDQAPEKHTEAWEVKSFTEDTQGTELRPVSPGKGPRLRFPAVRSLPPPTHRHSVSCGWETEGRRPWGLQHPMPQSPYPATQKVLQDPQSGQYFVFDVPLQVKVKTFYDPETGKYVKVSVPSSEEASSEPPLQDALAAPYLLYPGFQPVPVTLMPLRCSSQLAAPTFLRQGSGHRPQSSQGARLQPPPEHLGESTQHASAPRPCGPPHSPEEEGAEAPSLSIISTDDLEDFATEGVS; encoded by the coding sequence ATGCAGGGAAACAAAAAGTGCACAGATGGGTTCAGTGATACCTCCAGCATTGGCAGTGTGCTGGACGATGCAGACAGGGAGGTGAGCAACCTCACAGACCGGGCATTCCGGAGTTTGTGCATCTCAGAGTCCTTCCATGACTCTGACCTGACTCTGTCCCCAGATATCACCACCCAGGGGTTTGGGACTTTTCATCAGGGAACAGTGAGCCACACCAACAGGAAAAGTGGAATTTGGAGCCAGCTTCCATCTCAAGGCACAGAGCATTCAGGCTGGGCAGCCACCTTCCAACAGCAACCCAAATATGTTCAGGGAGAGGAAAAGTACCCCAAAAACAGTCCCCCAACGACACCAGCCCAGAGGAGACTGGAGGTGCCCATTTCTGGTCTGAGGAGCAGCAGCAAGCCCATCTCCAAGGTCTCATCACTAATCAGATCCTTTGACAGGACAGAGAATCAACCTTGTGACAGCCGGCCTCCTCCCAGCAAGCCTCCGGCTCTTAAAAATCCCTCCAAGTTTGCACCTCCCCCAGAAGGTGGCGTCAACTTCTGCTTTGATTCTGCCTTTCTAACTGTGAGGAGGGTGCCTGCTGAGGCCTCCAACACCCATCCAAGCAGCCACCAGCCTGGCAGGGTTTCTGGAGAACAAGAGTCTCCCAAGAACCCAGAAGTAGCCTGCCACAGCTCAGACAGCCACCTCCAGACACCAGACCGTATGGTTGACTCATTTGAGCCAAGGTTTCCCTCTCCACCTCTCAAGCCAGCCAAAGCTGAGCCAGGAAGAGGCAAGGAGTTGGCTCCCAGGGGGACTTTCCTGCACAGTGAAAACAGTGCTTTTGAATCATGGACTAGCCACCAACCAAAGCTCCCGGAGAGAAAGGACATTGCTGAAACAATCCCAGAAAGCAAAGCTCCCAAACACTATGAGGACATGCCTTTGTTAAAGGAGCCTCACCCTTCTGAGTCCAAAGTCTTCCCCTGCCAAGGCCCAGCTAACTGTGCCCAGGAAGAGACCAGGTCAGCATCCGGGTCTCAATCCACATCTGGAACCTGGGGGGCCAGGGATCCAGGATCCCAGGTATTCCCTGTGGAGGGAAATGCTTCACAGATTGACCCTCAGATGAAGCGGAGCCAGCCCCCCTGGAGGAAGCCAAAGACTGGCAAAGGAGGAACAGATGGTCCACATGATACTTTGGAAGACAAGAAACAGCCCAACAGGAGAGGCCTACCTCTGTATTCAAAGCTCAACCCTCAGGGTCAACTTCCAGAAAATGATGTTCTGGACATGCCAGAGGACTCCAATGACCATTACAGTCCCCCCTTTAACATCAGTGAACTCCTTACTCCAATTATACCCACCAAACATGTCCTGGAATCTTCAGACACCCAACCAGTGGAAATCATCCCATCCCCTCCAGGACAGTTAAATGGATACCAAGAGAAGGAGCCCAGTGAGGCTCAGTCTCGGGATAGCTACAAGTCCAAAGCACCAAGCCTGCTGTTCAACCTCAAGGACGTTAGGAAGCGTGTCAAGAGTACATACAGTCCCTTGCCTCTCTTAAAAAGCTTTGATGAGAAAACCAGAGGTAAGCTTGATGGCAAGCAAGAACCTGTGAGCAATGGGGTCACCCTTCCCAATGGGCTTGAAGAAAACCCTCCCACCCAGCTTTTGAAGGAGATGCCAGCTGATGCCCCCAGCATCTTGCACAGCAGTACCCAGAAGGATCCTGCTATCAACTCCAGTGAGTCCTTTGCCGACAACCACCTGACCCTTGGCTCCCCTTCAGCTAGCTCCAAAACCCACTTCAGCGTCAATGGGGAGACTACAGAAAGGAGCCGTAACAAGAAGGAAGATGCCAATGGAGTGTCAGAGCAGGGTCCTTCTGAGTCTGGCTGGCATCCAGATGCCAGGGAACACCTTCCCCGGAAACATCTCTCCCTGAAACTCCACAACAGGGAGTCTGAAACAGGACAGGCTACAGAGAAAATGAAGCCTCACCAGCTAGAGAATGGGCTCTCAAGATCCATCTCCCAAGAGACAGAGCCTGAGCAAGAAATGGGGCTCCAGAACCTACCCTTGAACCAGAAGTTCTCCCCAGGGCCCCTTTCCCCTGAGGAGGAGGATGTGTTTTACAGCGATAGCCAATCTGATTTTACTCCATGCCTCCAAACCAAGGCTAAATTCAGCACCAGCTCTTCAGACCAATCCTTTGCTTCTTTTGATGATCAGCATAAGATGTGGTTTACAGAAGGCCCCCGGGAAGACAGGAAGAGTCGTGTGAGTGCAGGTGATGATCAAAAGGACGAGAAGGAGACCGTGATGGAGAAAGATGAGCCACAGCAATGTGCCTTAAGCAATGGACGTACGGGTGTGGAAGAACACGGACAGGAGGAAATACAAAGGAAAGCCCAAGGTTGGTCGGGAGGGACACCCGGGAAAGCATCAGTGGAGGAAGTTAATTTCAGAGGCTCTTGGGTGGGGGTTGATAAGGATACAGCTCTTCCACATGCCAAGGACTCAGCTCCCTTGCCAGCTTGTACCAACAAGCATAGACTGTTCCCACTTAAAGACAACACACTCAGGGCCACCCCGGTGATAAAGCCTATCATTCTGCCTCTCCTGAGGACAGTGTCCTCAGAGGACTCACTTGTTGGTGGACACAAAGAGAATGAATTACCAAGGCAACAGTGGGGAGAGGATGCTGGTGGCCTCTGTGCCTCAGAAAGCCAGAAAATGCTTACCACTCCACTATCCAGCAACACACAGCAgacatgtgtggtgtgtgaggtCGGGGAAGAGGACCCAGCGCACACTGCGGCCCAGGCTGAAATTTCTCAGCAAGCCCGGAAGGGAAGTTTCTCTTTTCTACCACTGGTGGAAGAGGAGGGCAAGATAAAGCCACCTCCAGACATAACAGGCGAAGCGCCAGCGCGTGCTAAGAGCGGATCTGTGGAGTCAGGGAATCTGGCTGCCCCACAGCACATCCCCACCATTGCTTTACCCCCAGACGACCTAGAGGACCCACCCCACTCCCTGCCACTCCACACCTGTTGGGAAGAACAAGGTTTCCAAGGGCACTTTCTGTCTGCACCCAGAGCAGGACCTTCAGGAAGAAGGCTGGTCCCCAGTGAGGCAGCGACTTCCCCCAACCCCAGCTCTCTAGGtgagagcagcacatgctctccTGTGGCCAGCAGTGTTTGGGAAGAAGCTTCCCAGGCTGCTGGGGAACAGTGGCTGCACCAAGAGCCTCCAGGCCCCAGGCCCTGGGCCAGCCCGGGCCGGGCCAGGCTCACCCGGAGGGAGGACATGACGCACGGCCTCACATGGGAGGCTGAAGGCTCTGATCCCCAACTGGAGCGATTGGCAAATCTCAGGACCCTCTCTCCAAGAGGCACCTTGCTGGCAGACACTGCAGAGAAACCCGAGCCCCCTGCGCTGCTGGAGAGAGCAGCAGCGGGCAAGCCCCCTGCAGTCCCCCCCAAGACTGAGAAGGCCCTGCGGAGGGCGAAGAAGCTGGCAAGCAAGAGGAGAAAGAGCGATCAGGCGCCAGAAAAGCACACCGAGGCCTGGGAAGTCAAGTCCTTCACAGAGGACACACAGGGGACAGAGCTGAGGCCAGTGTCTCCAGGAAAGGGGCCCCGGCTTAGGTTCCCTGCAGTCCGCTCCCTACCCCCGCCCACGCACCGCCACTCGGTGTCCTGCGGCTGGGAGACCGAAGGGAGGCGGCCTTGGGGGCTCCAACACCCCATGCCCCAGTCCCCTTACCCCGCCACCCAGAAGGTGCTCCAGGATCCTCAGTCGGGACAATACTTTGTCTTCGATGTGCCTCTCCAAGTGAAAGTCAAGACTTTCTATGACCCCGAGACTGGCAAGTATGTCAAGGTCTCTGTTCCATCCTCGGAGGAGGCCtcctctgagccacctctgcaggaTGCCCTGGCTGCTCCCTACCTACTATACCCTGGCTTCCAACCAGTGCCGGTAACCTTGATGCCTCTGCGTTGCTCATCTCAGCTCGCAGCTCCCACCTTTCTCAGGCAGGGTTCAGGCCACAGGCCACAGAGTTCCCAGGGTGCTAGACTGCAGCCTCCCCCTGAACATCTGGGTGAGTCCACCCAGCATGCCTCTGCACCGAGGCCCTGTGGGCCTCCCCATAGTCCAGAGGAAGAGGGTGCAGAAGCTCCAAGCCTAAGCATCATATCCACAGACGACCTAGAGGACTTTGCCACAGAGGGTGTTTCTTGA